The Trueperaceae bacterium genome segment GCGCGCGCCTCCGTGACCGTGGGGGTGGGTTCCGCGCTCTTAGCCTGCCTGCTGGGTGTGACCGTTGGCCTCGTGGCCGCCCTGCGCGGCGGCCGCACCGACACCACGCTCATGCGGCTGATGGACGTGCTGTTCGCGTTCCCCGCCATCCTCTTAGCCCTCACGCTCGTGATCATCCTCGGCACCAACATCCGCAACATCGTGCTGGCGCTGGGGATCATCTACCTCCCGCAGTTCGCGCGGGTCACCCGCGCCGCGGCGCTGGCCATCAAGAACGAGCAGTTCGTCGAGGCCGCCGTGGCCCTCGGGAACGGCGGCGGCAAGGTGGCGCTCAAGCACGTGCTGCCCAACATCCTCTCGCCCATCCTCGTCCAGCTGACCGTCACCGTGGCCTACGCCATGCTCGCCGAGGCCGGCCTCAGCTTCGTGGGCCTCGGCATCCAACCACCCAACCCCTCGTGGGGCGCCATGCTCAACTCCGGCAAGACCTACCTGGAGCAACACCCTCACCTCACGATCTTCCCCGGCGGCTTCATCATGCTGGCGGTGTTCGGGTTCAACTTCTTAGGAGACGGGCTTAGGGACCTGCTCGACCCGCGGCAGCGGCCTAGAGGGTGAGCGCGCGCCACCGGCGTTGACGCCCCGAGCGGGCTCGGCATAAGCTACTTGACGCTGGCAGCAAGGTTCGGGTTCGCGCCGGCAGCGGTTCATGGGCGGTTAGCTCAGCGGGAGAGCACTCGCTTCACACGCGAGGGGTCACTGGTTCAATCCCAGTACCGCCCACCACAAGAAGCGAAGTCTAAGAGGGTGGAGGCTCCCGCGGACGGCGACGGCCCGTGGGGTGGTGGCGTGATCGCGGAGCTGCGGATCGCAGGCCACGAATCTACGAGATACTCGTCGCGAATCTACGAGATGAGAGCCGCGAATCTACGAACTCGTGACCGGATGCACGTTCAGGACGCGCCTTCGTCCGCTATCATGAACCTATGCGAGGGTCGGTTCCAGCAACGGGGTTCGTCCGGAGGAACGCACTACCGACGTTAGCCGAGACGCTGGCCGATACGCCGATCACGGTCATCCAGGGTGCCCGCCAAGTCGGGAAGAGCACGCTTGCGGCGGAACTGGTCGAGCAGCGCGGAGGGGTGCTCGTAAGCCTCGACGACGCCGTGGCGCTCGACGCGGCTCGAAGCGATCCAGATGGTTTCCTGGATCTAGCCAACGGAGCCCTGTTGGGGATCGACGAGATCCAGCGAGCGCCGGAACTGGTGCGCGCCCTCAAGGCGGCCGTGGATTCTGATCGCCGGCCAGGTCGGTTCCTCATCACTGGCTCCGCCGATCTGCTCGATGTACCGGGCGTCAGCGACAGCCTAGCTGGACGAGCGGAAACCGTGCCCCTGTTCGGTTTCAGTCAAGGAGAGATCGCCGGCGTGGTCGATGATTTCGTCGGCAATGTGATCTATGGCGGTGACGAGTGGATCGGTAGTCGCACCTCAGAACTCGAGCGCGAAGAGTACTTGACCATCTTGTGCGCCGGTGGTTATCCGGAGGCTCTGAGGCGTCATGAACGCGCACGCGAGCGCTGGTTCGAGAACTACCTGACCAGGCTCTTGCGGCGTGACGCCGCGGAAGTGAGCCGGCTCCAACACATCGACCGCTTGGGTGTCTTGATCCGACTCATAGCCGCCAAC includes the following:
- a CDS encoding ABC transporter permease; translation: MAIGTGSRRPSAVARALRDPAALVGGAVVFLVLVLAVFAEVIAPYGFNQMDFSATLQGPSAQHWFGTDELGRDLLSRLIHGARASVTVGVGSALLACLLGVTVGLVAALRGGRTDTTLMRLMDVLFAFPAILLALTLVIILGTNIRNIVLALGIIYLPQFARVTRAAALAIKNEQFVEAAVALGNGGGKVALKHVLPNILSPILVQLTVTVAYAMLAEAGLSFVGLGIQPPNPSWGAMLNSGKTYLEQHPHLTIFPGGFIMLAVFGFNFLGDGLRDLLDPRQRPRG
- a CDS encoding ATP-binding protein; this translates as MRGSVPATGFVRRNALPTLAETLADTPITVIQGARQVGKSTLAAELVEQRGGVLVSLDDAVALDAARSDPDGFLDLANGALLGIDEIQRAPELVRALKAAVDSDRRPGRFLITGSADLLDVPGVSDSLAGRAETVPLFGFSQGEIAGVVDDFVGNVIYGGDEWIGSRTSELEREEYLTILCAGGYPEALRRHERARERWFENYLTRLLRRDAAEVSRLQHIDRLGVLIRLIAANNAGELVQAHLARDAGVPETSLAPYLKLLESLFLIHRLPSWNASLTKRVIARPKLALLDSGLCAHLIGQTPESLSAPSGLKYVGGLLEGFVGAELRKQRTWSSSRFGLHHFRDRDGGEVDLIIEAANGDLIAVEVKAAKSVHKGDFRGLERVRDRSGPTFKAGIVLHVGRRAHSFGDRLWSMPLDAIWGARGG